The following proteins are co-located in the Flammeovirga kamogawensis genome:
- a CDS encoding secondary thiamine-phosphate synthase enzyme YjbQ, with protein MVLQKEIQLRPYSRGYHIITDEVLSKVPEIKGYTGILQVFIKHTSASLTINENADPSVRTDFENHFNRVHPENAPYYEHTYEGADDMPAHLKTATLGTSVSIPINNGRPLLGTWQGIYLGEHRNRGGARSLVITFIGE; from the coding sequence ATGGTTTTACAAAAAGAAATACAATTAAGACCTTATTCAAGAGGATACCATATTATAACAGATGAGGTTTTGTCTAAAGTGCCTGAAATAAAAGGTTATACAGGTATTTTACAGGTGTTTATAAAACATACTTCTGCATCACTTACTATAAATGAAAATGCAGATCCTTCTGTAAGAACAGATTTTGAAAATCATTTTAATAGAGTTCATCCAGAAAATGCACCTTATTACGAACATACTTATGAGGGAGCTGATGATATGCCAGCTCATTTAAAAACAGCAACTTTAGGAACATCAGTATCTATCCCAATTAATAATGGAAGACCTCTTTTAGGTACTTGGCAAGGTATATATCTAGGTGAGCATAGAAATAGAGGTGGAGCCAGATCTTTGGTTATTACTTTTATTGGTGAGTAG